A single genomic interval of Hevea brasiliensis isolate MT/VB/25A 57/8 chromosome 4, ASM3005281v1, whole genome shotgun sequence harbors:
- the LOC110638821 gene encoding putative ABC transporter B family member 8: MSSRSPKKNEMMRREDSKSIAIIFRFADWVDMLLILLGTIGAIGDGLSTNCLLVFASRLMNSLGHGKTQQNQGNFLSEVEKCSLYFVYLGLAVMVVAFMEGYCWSKTSERQVLKIRYKYLEAVLRQEVGFFDSQEATTSEIINGISKDTSLIQEVLSEKVPLFLMHASVFFSGLAFSTYFSWRLSVVAFPTLLLLIIPGMIYGKYLLYLSKKAHKEYGKANAIVEQALSSIKTVYSFTAEKRITDRYSAILDTTSKLGIKQGIAKGLAVGSTGLSFAIWAFLAWYGSHLVMYKGESGGRIYAAGISFILGGLSLGMALPDLKYFTEASVAATRIFHRIDRVPEIDGEDAKGLVLDKIQGEIEFQHVQFTYPSRPDFTVLKDFSLKVEAGKTVALVGASGSGKSTAIALVQRFYDANCGFVRIDGADIRTLNLKWIRGKMGLVSQEHALFGTSIKDNIMFGKLDATMDEVTAAATAANAHNFIRQLPEGYETKVGERGALLSGGQKQRIAIARAIIKNPVILLLDEATSALDSESESLVQKALDQASMGRTTLVVAHKLSTIRNADLVAVVDNGRIIEIGSHNDLINIKNGHYAKLTKLQRQFSCDDQEENPDQARFSSVSISSPGQISTGRSSPAIFDSPLPVFDSTKPVSHPPPSFSRLVSLNLPEWKQGLVGSLSAVVFGAVQPVYALTIGGMIAAFFAPSHEEVHTRIRTYSLIFCSLSLISITVNLVQHYNFAYMGERLTKRIRLRMLEKILTFEAAWFDEDQNSSGALCSRLSNEASMVKSLVADRVSLLVQTTSAVTIAMIMGLVVAWKLALVMIAVQPLTILCYYTRKVLLSSITANFVKAQNHSSQIAAEAVNNHRIVTSFGSVEKVLQLFDEAQEEPRKEARKKSWLAGIGMGSAQCLTFTSWALDFWFGGTLVEKREISASDVFKTFFILVSTGKVIAEAGSMTSDLAKGSTAVASVFQILDRQSLIPGSSHAGDGASAGTKLEKIRGWIEMKKVDFAYPRRPETLVLHQFSLEVKPGTSVGLVGKSGCGKSTVIGLIQRFYDVEKGSIKVDGEDIRELDVHWYRRHTALVSQEPVLYSGSICDNIVFGKLDASENEVVEAARAANAHEFISSLKDGYETECGERGVQLSGGQKQRIAIARAIIRNPMILLLDEATSALDVQSEQVVQEALDRIMVGRSTIVVAHRLNTIKKVDSIAFVADGKVVERGTYSQLKNKRGAFFNLATLQT; this comes from the exons ATGAGTTCTCGCTCTCCAAAGAAGAATGAGATGATGAGAAGGGAAGATAGCAAGTCCATAGCCATAATCTTCAGATTTGCAGATTGGGTTGATATGTTACTTATACTTCTGGGCACTATTGGAGCTATTGGAGATGGCTTGTCAACCAACTGCCTACTGGTATTTGCCAGCCGCTTAATGAACAGCTTGGGCCATGGTAAGACCCAGCAAAATCAAGGGAATTTCTTGAgtgaagttgaaaag TGCAGTTTATACTTTGTATACCTGGGATTAGCAGTCATGGTGGTGGCTTTTATGG AAGGTTATTGCTGGAGCAAAACCAGCGAGCGACAGGTTCTGAAGATCCGTTACAAGTATTTGGAAGCTGTTCTTCGACAAGAAGTTGGGTTTTTCGATTCACAAGAAGCAACCACTTCAGAGATCATCAATGGTATATCAAAAGATACTTCTCTTATACAGGAAGTACTTAGTGAAAAG GTGCCTTTATTTTTGATGCACGCATCTGTGTTCTTCTCAGGACTTGCATTCTCCACTTACTTTTCATGGAGGCTATCTGTAGTAGCCTTTCCAACACTACTTCTCTTAATAATCCCTGGAATGATTTATGGGAAATACCTTCTATACTTGTCCAAGAAAGCTCACAAGGAGTATGGGAAAGCAAACGCCATTGTTGAGCAGGCTCTGAGCTCCATCAAGACTGTTTATTCATTCACTGCTGAGAAGAGGATTACTGATAGATATTCAGCAATTCTGGATACGACATCAAAGCTGGGAATCAAGCAAGGCATAGCGAAAGGTCTCGCGGTGGGGAGCACTGGTCTTTCCTTTGCAATATGGGCTTTCCTTGCTTGGTATGGGAGCCACTTGGTTATGTACAAAGGAGAAAGTGGAGGAAGAATCTATGCTGCTGGCATTTCCTTCATATTGGGAGGACT ATCCCTTGGAATGGCACTTCCTGATTTGAAGTACTTCACAGAAGCTTCTGTGGCTGCTACACGAATATTCCACAGAATTGACCGAGTTCCAGAAATTGATGGTGAAGATGCAAAAGGACTTGTACTAGACAAAATACAAGGCGAAATTGAATTCCAACATGTCCAATTCACATACCCATCTCGTCCAGATTTCACTGTCCTCAAAGACTTCAGCCTCAAAGTTGAAGCAGGAAAAACAGTAGCCCTCGTTGGTGCAAGCGGAAGTGGAAAGTCCACTGCTATTGCATTGGTGCAGCGATTCTATGATGCCAATTGTGGATTTGTGAGGATTGATGGTGCTGATATAAGAACACTGAATCTGAAATGGATAAGAGGAAAAATGGGTCTTGTTAGTCAAGAACATGCACTATTCGGGACATCAATTAAAGATAATATAATGTTTGGGAAGCTTGATGCCACTATGGATGAAGTAACAGCTGCAGCTACAGCTGCAAATGCTCATAACTTTATAAGGCAGCTTCCAGAGGGTTATGAAACAAAG GTTGGAGAACGAGGAGCACTTTTATCTGGTGGACAAAAGCAGCGAATTGCCATTGCTAGAGCCATCATCAAGAACCCTGTAATTCTCTTACTTGATGAAGCAACGAGTGCTCTTGACTCTGAGTCAGAGTCACTAGTCCAAAAGGCTCTTGATCAAGCCTCCATGGGAAGAACCACACTG GTGGTTGCCCACAAGCTCTCTACAATTCGAAATGCAGACCTCGTAGCAGTCGTTGACAATGGACGCATTATTGAAATAGGTTCACATAATGATCTCATTAACATAAAAAATGGCCACTACGCAAAACTAACAAAATTACAGAGGCAGTTCAGCTGTGATGACCAAGAAGAAAATCCTGATCAAGCACGTTTTTCTTCTGTTTCAATAAGCAGTCCTGGACAAATAAGCACAGGAAGATCAAGTCCAGCTATTTTTGATTCACCATTACCTGTTTTTGACAGCACAAAACCTGTATCTCATCCACCACCTTCCTTCTCTCGGCTTGTCTCTCTGAACCTTCCTGAATGGAAGCAAGGCCTGGTGGGAAGCCTCTCAGCTGTAGTGTTCGGTGCTGTACAACCTGTGTATGCCTTAACCATTGGTGGCATGATTGCAGCTTTCTTTGCGCCGAGCCACGAGGAAGTGCATACTCGAATTCGTACTTATTCTTTAATCTTTTGCTCACTTTCCTTGATTTCCATCACTGTAAATCTTGTACAACACTACAATTTTGCTTATATGGGCGAAAGGTTAACCAAGAGAATCCGATTGAGAATGCTAGAGAAGATCTTGACTTTTGAGGCAGCTTGGTTTGATGAAGATCAAAACTCTAGTGGGGCTTTATGTTCAAGATTGAGCAATGAGGCCTCCATGGTTAAATCCCTCGTCGCGGACAGAGTTTCTTTGTTAGTTCAAACTACTTCTGCAGTTACCATAGCAATGATCATGGGGCTAGTAGTGGCATGGAAGCTTGCACTTGTAATGATAGCTGTCCAGCCCCTCACAATTCTATGTTACTATACTAGAAAAGTTTTGCTCTCTAGTATCACAGCTAATTTTGTCAAGGCACAAAATCATAGTAGTCAAATCGCAGCAGAAGCAGTCAACAACCATAGAATTGTTACTTCATTTGGAAGTGTGGAAAAGGTACTTCAACTGTTTGATGAGGCTCAAGAGGAACCAAGGAAGGAGGCAAGGAAAAAATCATGGCTAGCAGGAATTGGTATGGGATCTGCTCAATGTCTAACTTTCACGTCATGGGCTCTAGATTTTTGGTTTGGAGGAACTTTAGTGGAAAAGAGAGAGATATCAGCTAGCGATGTGTTTAAAACATTCTTTATTCTGGTAAGCACTGGAAAGGTTATAGCTGAAGCAGGAAGCATGACTTCTGATTTAGCCAAAGGTTCCACCGCAGTGGCATCTGTGTTTCAGATTCTTGACAGACAATCTCTAATACCAGGTTCTTCCCAT GCAGGGGATGGTGCTAGTGCTGGAACCAAGCTAGAAAAAATAAGAGGATGGATAGAGATGAAGAAGGTTGATTTTGCATATCCAAGGAGGCCAGAGACCTTAGTATTGCACCAATTTTCTTTGGAGGTGAAACCTGGCACAAGCGTTGGACTAGTAGGGAAAAGTGGGTGTGGAAAATCAACAGTGATCGGATTGATTCAAAGATTTTATGATGTTGAGAAAGGTTCAATTAAAGTGGATGGAGAGGACATAAGGGAACTAGATGTTCACTGGTACAGGAGGCACACAGCGCTTGTAAGCCAGGAGCCGGTGCTATATTCCGGCAGCATCTGCGACAACATTGTGTTTGGAAAGCTTGATGCTTCTGAGAATGAGGTGGTGGAGGCTGCCAGGGCCGCCAATGCTCATGAATTCATTTC ATCATTGAAAGATGGGTACGAAACAGAGTGTGGGGAAAGAGGAGTACAACTATCAGGAGGGCAAAAGCAAAGAATAGCAATTGCAAGAGCAATAATTCGCAACCCAATGATACTATTACTAGACGAGGCAACAAGTGCACTTGATGTGCAATCTGAGCAAGTTGTGCAGGAAGCATTAGACCGAATCATGGTGGGAAGAAGCACCATCGTGGTGGCTCACCGGCTCAACACCATCAAGAAGGTAGATTCCATTGCTTTTGTTGCAGATGGGAAGGTGGTAGAGCGAGGAACTTACAGTCAGCTAAAGAACAAGAGAGGTGCCTTCTTTAACCTAGCCACGCTTCAGACCTAG
- the LOC110638825 gene encoding cytochrome B5-like protein, with product MVLNAVEGAESEIWLALGVLLGGFFLIPRHLKSAQRQKMHSSASKKKAYTVYSKAEVSLHNNRAECWIIIKDKVYDVTSYVEEHPGGDAILTHAGDDSTEGFYGPQHATRVFDMIDDFYIGDLEQ from the exons ATGGTTCTTAATGCAGTAGAAGGAGCTGAATCTGAGATATGGCTGGCTTTGGGTGTCTTATTGGGAGGTTTCTTTTTGATTCCTCGACATCTGAAATCTG CTCAAAGACAAAAGATGCACTCGAGTGCTAGCAAAAAGAAG gcatacacagtttacagtaaaGCTGAAGTATCCCTGCACAATAATAGAGCTGAGTGTTGGATCATTATCAAGGATAAG GTGTATGATGTTACCTCATACGTAGAAGAACACCCTGGTGGCGATGCCATTCTAACACACGCTGGGGATGATTCAACTGAAGGATTTTATGG GCCACAACATGCTACCAGAGTTTTTGACATGATTGATGACTTCTACATTGGAGATCTAGAGCAGTAA
- the LOC110638831 gene encoding uncharacterized protein LOC110638831 isoform X2, translating to MVLLSSVGCYDGCVICLTLAIGWAFAAFVRNREIKRMKSSMRAGNSFAFLFHDINELEHSNQVNLPRVTVVMPLKGFGEHNLHNWRSQITSLYGGPLEFLFVVESTEDPAYHAVSCLIPEFKDAVDVRVIVAGLSTTCSQKIHNQLFGAEKMHKDSKYVLFLDDDVRLHPGSIGALTAEMEKNPEIFIQTGYPLDLPSGSLGSYCIYEYHMPCSMGFATGGKTFFLWGGCMMMHADDFRYDRYGVVSGLRDGGYSDDMTLAAIAGAHKRLITSPPVAVFPHPLASDLSFSRYWNYLRKQTFVLESYTTKVNWIMNRALFSSHCYLSWGFVAPYFMAMTHVAAALRIYIRGYAHEETIFVSNGLLLVTCLAVCTFTELFSMWNLTRIEVQLCNMLSPEAPRLSLASYNWVLVFIAMLVDNFLYPISALRSHFSQSINWSGIRYHLKNGKISKIERSKDKGPIYTDLGGKHLYGKKGAPPRASLLGSLAKSLAQWRQPKKFDG from the exons ATGGTTCTACTTAGCTCTGTTGGATGCTATGAT GGATGCGTGATCTGCCTAACACTTGCCATTGGGTGGGCTTTTGCGGCTTTTGTCAG GAATAGAGAGATCAAGCGGATGAAGAGTAGTATGAGAGCTGGCAATAGCTTTGCATTTCTTTTTCATGATATCAATGAACTGGAGCACTCAAATCAGGTCAATCTGCCTCGAGTGACTGTTGTTATGCCCTTAAAGGGGTTTGGGGAACACAATTTACATAATTGGAGGAGTCAG ATCACATCTCTCTATGGTGGTCCTCTGGAATTCCTTTTTGTAGTGGAAAGTACAGAAGACCCTGCATACCATGCTGTATCTTGCTTAATACCAGAGTTTAAG GATGCTGTTGATGTTAGAGTTATTGTAGCTGGTTTGTCAACAACTTGTAGTCAGAAAATTCACAACCAGTTG TTTGGTGCAGAGAAAATGCATAAAGACAGCAAGTATGTATTATTTTTGGATGATGATGTTAGGCTGCACCCTGGGTCTATTGGAGCCCTGACTGCTGAAATGGAAAAAAATCCTGAG ATATTTATTCAAACAGGATACCCTCTTGATCTGCCTTCAGGGAGTTTAGGAAGCTACTGCATCTATGAATATCACATG CCTTGTTCGATGGGCTTTGCCACCGGTGGGAAAACATTCTTTCTATGGGGTGGGTGCATGATG ATGCATGCTGATGATTTTAGATATGACCGCTATGGTGTGGTCTCAGGACTGCGAGATGGTGGATACTCTGATGATATGACTCTTGCAGCTATAGCTG GGGCTCATAAGAGGCTTATTACATCACCTCCAGTTGCTGTTTTTCCTCACCCACTTGCTAGTGATCTTAGTTTTTCAAG GTACTGGAATTACTTGAGGAAGCAAACATTTGTTTTGGAATCATATACAACGAAGGTTAATTGGATAATGAACCGAGCTTTATTTTCTTCCCACTGCTATTTATCATGGGGGTTTGTGGCGCCATACTTTATGGCTATGACTCATGTTGCTGCAGCACTGCGAATCTATATCCGAGGATATGCACATGAGGAAACAATCTTTGTTTCTAATG GGTTGTTACTGGTCACCTGCCTAGCTGTGTGCACCTTTACAGAACTTTTCTCAATGTGGAATTTGACGAGAATAGAAGTTCAACTATGCAACATGCTGTCGCCCGAGGCACCTCGACTTTCTCTTGCTTCTTATAACTGGGTCCTC GTATTCATTGCAATGCTGGTGGATAACTTCTTATATCCCATATCTGCACTCCGTTCACACTTCTCTCAGTCTATAAATTGGTCTGGTATACGGTACCACTTGAAGAATGGAAAAATAAGCAag ATTGAAAGAAGTAAGGATAAGGGTCCAATTTACACGGACTTGGGAGGAAAACATTTATATGGGAAGAAGGGAGCTCCTCCCAGAGCCTCTTTGCTTGGCTCTTTGGCAAAGAGTTTGGCACAGTGGCGACAGCCTAAGAAATTTGATGGCTAG
- the LOC110638831 gene encoding uncharacterized protein LOC110638831 isoform X1 codes for MPALGSLDWFLFSLSRAFCSPLAIFFQIQGCVICLTLAIGWAFAAFVRNREIKRMKSSMRAGNSFAFLFHDINELEHSNQVNLPRVTVVMPLKGFGEHNLHNWRSQITSLYGGPLEFLFVVESTEDPAYHAVSCLIPEFKDAVDVRVIVAGLSTTCSQKIHNQLFGAEKMHKDSKYVLFLDDDVRLHPGSIGALTAEMEKNPEIFIQTGYPLDLPSGSLGSYCIYEYHMPCSMGFATGGKTFFLWGGCMMMHADDFRYDRYGVVSGLRDGGYSDDMTLAAIAGAHKRLITSPPVAVFPHPLASDLSFSRYWNYLRKQTFVLESYTTKVNWIMNRALFSSHCYLSWGFVAPYFMAMTHVAAALRIYIRGYAHEETIFVSNGLLLVTCLAVCTFTELFSMWNLTRIEVQLCNMLSPEAPRLSLASYNWVLVFIAMLVDNFLYPISALRSHFSQSINWSGIRYHLKNGKISKIERSKDKGPIYTDLGGKHLYGKKGAPPRASLLGSLAKSLAQWRQPKKFDG; via the exons ATGCCGGCATTGGGGTCTTTGGATTGGTTTCTCTTCTCTCTCAGTAGAGCATTTTGTAGTCCTCTCGCTATTTTCTTTCAGATCCAG GGATGCGTGATCTGCCTAACACTTGCCATTGGGTGGGCTTTTGCGGCTTTTGTCAG GAATAGAGAGATCAAGCGGATGAAGAGTAGTATGAGAGCTGGCAATAGCTTTGCATTTCTTTTTCATGATATCAATGAACTGGAGCACTCAAATCAGGTCAATCTGCCTCGAGTGACTGTTGTTATGCCCTTAAAGGGGTTTGGGGAACACAATTTACATAATTGGAGGAGTCAG ATCACATCTCTCTATGGTGGTCCTCTGGAATTCCTTTTTGTAGTGGAAAGTACAGAAGACCCTGCATACCATGCTGTATCTTGCTTAATACCAGAGTTTAAG GATGCTGTTGATGTTAGAGTTATTGTAGCTGGTTTGTCAACAACTTGTAGTCAGAAAATTCACAACCAGTTG TTTGGTGCAGAGAAAATGCATAAAGACAGCAAGTATGTATTATTTTTGGATGATGATGTTAGGCTGCACCCTGGGTCTATTGGAGCCCTGACTGCTGAAATGGAAAAAAATCCTGAG ATATTTATTCAAACAGGATACCCTCTTGATCTGCCTTCAGGGAGTTTAGGAAGCTACTGCATCTATGAATATCACATG CCTTGTTCGATGGGCTTTGCCACCGGTGGGAAAACATTCTTTCTATGGGGTGGGTGCATGATG ATGCATGCTGATGATTTTAGATATGACCGCTATGGTGTGGTCTCAGGACTGCGAGATGGTGGATACTCTGATGATATGACTCTTGCAGCTATAGCTG GGGCTCATAAGAGGCTTATTACATCACCTCCAGTTGCTGTTTTTCCTCACCCACTTGCTAGTGATCTTAGTTTTTCAAG GTACTGGAATTACTTGAGGAAGCAAACATTTGTTTTGGAATCATATACAACGAAGGTTAATTGGATAATGAACCGAGCTTTATTTTCTTCCCACTGCTATTTATCATGGGGGTTTGTGGCGCCATACTTTATGGCTATGACTCATGTTGCTGCAGCACTGCGAATCTATATCCGAGGATATGCACATGAGGAAACAATCTTTGTTTCTAATG GGTTGTTACTGGTCACCTGCCTAGCTGTGTGCACCTTTACAGAACTTTTCTCAATGTGGAATTTGACGAGAATAGAAGTTCAACTATGCAACATGCTGTCGCCCGAGGCACCTCGACTTTCTCTTGCTTCTTATAACTGGGTCCTC GTATTCATTGCAATGCTGGTGGATAACTTCTTATATCCCATATCTGCACTCCGTTCACACTTCTCTCAGTCTATAAATTGGTCTGGTATACGGTACCACTTGAAGAATGGAAAAATAAGCAag ATTGAAAGAAGTAAGGATAAGGGTCCAATTTACACGGACTTGGGAGGAAAACATTTATATGGGAAGAAGGGAGCTCCTCCCAGAGCCTCTTTGCTTGGCTCTTTGGCAAAGAGTTTGGCACAGTGGCGACAGCCTAAGAAATTTGATGGCTAG
- the LOC110638831 gene encoding uncharacterized protein LOC110638831 isoform X3: MKSSMRAGNSFAFLFHDINELEHSNQVNLPRVTVVMPLKGFGEHNLHNWRSQITSLYGGPLEFLFVVESTEDPAYHAVSCLIPEFKDAVDVRVIVAGLSTTCSQKIHNQLFGAEKMHKDSKYVLFLDDDVRLHPGSIGALTAEMEKNPEIFIQTGYPLDLPSGSLGSYCIYEYHMPCSMGFATGGKTFFLWGGCMMMHADDFRYDRYGVVSGLRDGGYSDDMTLAAIAGAHKRLITSPPVAVFPHPLASDLSFSRYWNYLRKQTFVLESYTTKVNWIMNRALFSSHCYLSWGFVAPYFMAMTHVAAALRIYIRGYAHEETIFVSNGLLLVTCLAVCTFTELFSMWNLTRIEVQLCNMLSPEAPRLSLASYNWVLVFIAMLVDNFLYPISALRSHFSQSINWSGIRYHLKNGKISKIERSKDKGPIYTDLGGKHLYGKKGAPPRASLLGSLAKSLAQWRQPKKFDG, translated from the exons ATGAAGAGTAGTATGAGAGCTGGCAATAGCTTTGCATTTCTTTTTCATGATATCAATGAACTGGAGCACTCAAATCAGGTCAATCTGCCTCGAGTGACTGTTGTTATGCCCTTAAAGGGGTTTGGGGAACACAATTTACATAATTGGAGGAGTCAG ATCACATCTCTCTATGGTGGTCCTCTGGAATTCCTTTTTGTAGTGGAAAGTACAGAAGACCCTGCATACCATGCTGTATCTTGCTTAATACCAGAGTTTAAG GATGCTGTTGATGTTAGAGTTATTGTAGCTGGTTTGTCAACAACTTGTAGTCAGAAAATTCACAACCAGTTG TTTGGTGCAGAGAAAATGCATAAAGACAGCAAGTATGTATTATTTTTGGATGATGATGTTAGGCTGCACCCTGGGTCTATTGGAGCCCTGACTGCTGAAATGGAAAAAAATCCTGAG ATATTTATTCAAACAGGATACCCTCTTGATCTGCCTTCAGGGAGTTTAGGAAGCTACTGCATCTATGAATATCACATG CCTTGTTCGATGGGCTTTGCCACCGGTGGGAAAACATTCTTTCTATGGGGTGGGTGCATGATG ATGCATGCTGATGATTTTAGATATGACCGCTATGGTGTGGTCTCAGGACTGCGAGATGGTGGATACTCTGATGATATGACTCTTGCAGCTATAGCTG GGGCTCATAAGAGGCTTATTACATCACCTCCAGTTGCTGTTTTTCCTCACCCACTTGCTAGTGATCTTAGTTTTTCAAG GTACTGGAATTACTTGAGGAAGCAAACATTTGTTTTGGAATCATATACAACGAAGGTTAATTGGATAATGAACCGAGCTTTATTTTCTTCCCACTGCTATTTATCATGGGGGTTTGTGGCGCCATACTTTATGGCTATGACTCATGTTGCTGCAGCACTGCGAATCTATATCCGAGGATATGCACATGAGGAAACAATCTTTGTTTCTAATG GGTTGTTACTGGTCACCTGCCTAGCTGTGTGCACCTTTACAGAACTTTTCTCAATGTGGAATTTGACGAGAATAGAAGTTCAACTATGCAACATGCTGTCGCCCGAGGCACCTCGACTTTCTCTTGCTTCTTATAACTGGGTCCTC GTATTCATTGCAATGCTGGTGGATAACTTCTTATATCCCATATCTGCACTCCGTTCACACTTCTCTCAGTCTATAAATTGGTCTGGTATACGGTACCACTTGAAGAATGGAAAAATAAGCAag ATTGAAAGAAGTAAGGATAAGGGTCCAATTTACACGGACTTGGGAGGAAAACATTTATATGGGAAGAAGGGAGCTCCTCCCAGAGCCTCTTTGCTTGGCTCTTTGGCAAAGAGTTTGGCACAGTGGCGACAGCCTAAGAAATTTGATGGCTAG
- the LOC110638854 gene encoding mitochondrial import inner membrane translocase subunit TIM17-2, whose translation MGTPETSREPCPDRILDDIGGAFGMGAVGGSAFHFLKGVYNSPSGARIIGGTQAVRMNAPRVGGSFAVWGGLFSAFDCTMVYVRQKEDPWNSIFAGAATGGFLSMRQGLGASARAAVFGGILLALIEGAGIMLNKVMSAQQSMPVMIDESVPAMAGGPGFPMGLPGQPQPQPQLVQETASTSGSESGSWFGGWFGGGKKEPAASSGSKTEILETFDAPPVPNFEYK comes from the coding sequence ATGGGCACGCCGGAGACTTCACGTGAACCCTGTCCGGACCGTATTTTAGATGACATCGGCGGCGCGTTTGGTATGGGAGCCGTCGGCGGCTCTGCCTTCCACTTCCTTAAAGGCGTCTACAACTCTCCCAGCGGGGCGCGAATCATCGGCGGCACCCAAGCCGTGCGGATGAACGCGCCTCGTGTGGGTGGAAGCTTCGCCGTTTGGGGTGGTCTGTTTTCTGCCTTCGATTGCACTATGGTATACGTCCGCCAGAAGGAGGACCCCTGGAATTCCATCTTTGCTGGCGCCGCCACCGGCGGCTTTCTCTCAATGCGACAAGGTCTGGGCGCTTCGGCTCGCGCCGCTGTTTTCGGTGGGATTCTCCTTGCTTTGATTGAGGGAGCTGGGATCATGCTCAATAAAGTAATGAGTGCTCAGCAGAGCATGCCTGTAATGATTGATGAATCAGTACCTGCTATGGCTGGTGGTCCTGGATTCCCCATGGGCCTTCCAGGTCAGCCTCAGCCCCAACCTCAGCTCGTGCAAGAGACGGCGTCGACGAGTGGATCTGAGTCTGGTTCATGGTTCGGTGGTTGGTTTGGTGGAGGGAAGAAGGAACCGGCGGCAAGCAGCGGTAGCAAGACAGAGATTTTGGAGACTTTCGATGCTCCACCAGTGCCAAATTTTGAGTATAAGTGA